One Salmo salar unplaced genomic scaffold, Ssal_v3.1, whole genome shotgun sequence DNA segment encodes these proteins:
- the ppm1ka gene encoding protein phosphatase 1K, mitochondrial: protein MSSTMFINLVRCVRSPFGRQAAFLTARSLQEASPSAVQVRWKCTARFVSDAGGRPTTWDSFGIWDNRIEEPILLSSSIRYGKPIPQVSLSRVGTASLLGHRRENEDRLQVVRLSDNILYLAVFDGHGGPHAAEYCHTYMEKYIREALQQEDDLEKALTQAFLEVDKALYTHLSYFGNASFLTAGTTATVAVVRDGVELVVASVGDSRALLCRKGRAKKLTIDHTPDRKDERQRIKLSGGFVTWNSLGQANVNGRLAMTRSIGDFHLKNTGVIALPETRRINLQHHQDTFLALTTDGINFIMNDQEICDVINQCHDPTEAANVIAQQALQYGSEDNSTIVVLPFGAWGKQESSLSGYSMSRNLASSGRWS, encoded by the exons ATGTCTTCGACTATGTTCATCAACCTGGTACGCTGCGTTCGGTCTCCGTTCGGTCGCCAGGCTGCCTTTCTGACTGCACGGTCGCTCCAAGAAGCCTCTCCCAGTGCGGTCCAGGTCCGGTGGAAGTGTACTGCTCGGTTTGTCTCTGACGCCGGCGGTCGACCGACCACCTGGGACTCGTTTGGGATCTGGGACAATAGGATAGAGGAGCCCATTCTGCTGTCTTCTAGTATACGGTATGGGAAACCCATCCCACAG GTGAGTTTGTCCCGTGTGGGCACTGCGTCTCTGCTGGGTCATCGGAGGGAGAATGAAGACAGGTTACAGGTGGTTCGACTCAGTGACAACATCCTGTACTTGGCTGTGTTCGATGGACATGGAGGACCACATGCCGCAGAATACTGTCACACCTACATGGAGAAATACATTAG AGAGGCCCTACAGCAGGAGGATGACCTGGAGAAGGCTCTGACCCAAGCCTTTCTGGAGGTGGACAAAGCCCTATACACACACCTCAGTTACTTTGGCAacg ctTCCTTCCTGACTGCGGGGACCACGGCGACAGTTGCCGTGGTACGAGACGGTGTGGAGTTGGTGGTTGCTAGCGTGGGGGACAGCCGAGCGTTGCTATGCAGGAAGGGGCGGGCCAAGAAACTCACAATTGACCACACCCCCGACCGGAAGGACGAGAGACAGAG GATAAAGCTGAGTGGAGGGTTCGTAACGTGGAATAGTCTTGGTCAGGCTAACGTTAATGGGAGGTTAGCGATGACTCGCAGCATCGGAGACTTTCACCTGAAGAACACTGGAGTCATTGCCCTACCAGAGACTCGACGGATCAAC cTGCAACACCACCAAGACACGTTCCTGGCTCTGACGACAGACGGGATCAACTTCATCATGAACGACCAGGAGATCTGTGATGTCATCAACCAGTGCCATGACCCCACAGAGGCAGCAAACGTAATTGCAcaacag gctcTGCAGTATGGTTCAGAGGACAACAGTACAATCGTGGTGCTTCCGTTTGGAGCCTGGGGTAAACAGGAGAGCAGTCTGTCTGGCTACTCCATGAGCAGAAACCTGGCTTCGAGTGGCCGttggtcctga